In the Chthoniobacterales bacterium genome, one interval contains:
- the cas2 gene encoding CRISPR-associated endonuclease Cas2: MDTEKFKMGWLIVAFDLPVGTKEQRKAAHDFREWLKDDGYAMLQWSVYARACVTFARQETHIDRVKKQLPEEGSVRAIFVTRAQWERSFVIHGSPASVVPAEELPEQIQLW, translated from the coding sequence ATGGACACCGAAAAATTCAAAATGGGCTGGTTGATCGTCGCATTCGACCTGCCGGTCGGCACCAAGGAACAGCGGAAGGCGGCGCATGACTTCCGCGAATGGCTCAAGGACGACGGCTACGCGATGCTTCAATGGAGCGTCTATGCGCGGGCCTGCGTGACCTTTGCCCGGCAGGAGACGCACATCGACCGGGTAAAAAAGCAGCTGCCGGAGGAGGGAAGCGTGCGGGCGATTTTCGTCACCCGCGCCCAATGGGAGCGTAGCTTCGTGATCCACGGCTCCCCGGCCAGCGTGGTGCCAGCCGAGGAGCTCCCGGAGCAGATTCAACTCTGGTAG
- the cas1 gene encoding type II CRISPR-associated endonuclease Cas1: MSFHIVSIDSPQCSLSCKDGQLTCRTAEGEKRLPLEDVASIIITSFSAQIHSHLFLEAAKHGVALIICEDFKPTSLVLPANRSTDTLLSRALLNLDERFLARLWAQTIDAKCRNQFALAAHLAPGDRSLAALREVAWGRKAHKEAIYAKLFWQIFGRSQEAPEFQRERNGASAAGLNNLLNYGYAVLLSTILQKLFAVGLDPTFGISHVVRERSTPLAYDLMEPFRPCVDWRVAQWVRQNRGAERWEVTPAFRKWVTGFPLERVGYLDLDLEVRGCIEGVVRGFRRAVLNGDTKFYKPWTPKNSKWAG, from the coding sequence ATGAGTTTCCACATCGTCAGCATCGACTCGCCGCAATGCTCGCTGAGCTGCAAGGACGGCCAGCTCACCTGCCGCACCGCCGAGGGCGAAAAACGACTGCCGCTCGAGGATGTCGCCTCGATCATTATCACGAGCTTTTCCGCGCAGATTCACAGCCACCTCTTCCTCGAGGCGGCCAAGCACGGTGTGGCCCTTATCATCTGCGAGGATTTCAAGCCCACGAGCCTCGTCCTGCCGGCAAACCGCTCGACGGATACGCTGCTCTCCCGCGCCCTGCTCAATCTCGACGAACGCTTCCTTGCGCGGCTCTGGGCGCAGACCATCGACGCGAAGTGCCGCAACCAATTCGCGCTCGCCGCGCACCTTGCCCCCGGCGACCGGTCGCTCGCCGCGCTGCGCGAGGTCGCGTGGGGCCGCAAGGCGCACAAGGAGGCAATCTACGCGAAGCTGTTCTGGCAAATCTTTGGCCGCAGCCAGGAAGCGCCGGAGTTCCAGCGCGAACGCAACGGCGCCAGCGCCGCCGGCCTCAATAATCTGCTCAACTATGGCTACGCCGTGTTGCTTTCGACGATCCTGCAGAAGCTCTTCGCGGTTGGGCTCGATCCCACCTTTGGCATCTCGCACGTCGTGCGCGAGCGAAGCACTCCGCTCGCCTACGACCTCATGGAACCGTTCCGCCCGTGCGTGGATTGGCGCGTCGCCCAGTGGGTGCGACAGAACCGCGGCGCGGAACGTTGGGAGGTCACACCCGCGTTTCGGAAATGGGTCACCGGCTTCCCGCTGGAGCGCGTCGGCTACCTCGATCTGGACCTCGAAGTGCGCGGTTGCATCGAGGGCGTCGTGCGCGGCTTTCGCCGGGCCGTGCTCAACGGCGACACGAAGTTCTACAAGCCATGGACACCGAAAAATTCAAAATGGGCTGGTTGA